In the genome of Arachis stenosperma cultivar V10309 chromosome 6, arast.V10309.gnm1.PFL2, whole genome shotgun sequence, the window gaaattggctactgggccaacctagaagcatctattaacaagttgcaagagactatggagcaactgaaggaagaacagcagaatcaaaactgcatgctctgcaaattgctgaaggagcaagagaagcaggggcgtgaaatccaagagatgaaacgccaaaagctctcatctcaagctgagggagcatccacttctcaaaatcaaggttgttgagtcctaactctgtgaaaacctctatcattaggagcttattctttttcgttttcttttatatattatttcgttttttttttctaattttagttccatcttatatttaatttctgagtctttttcttaattcataattaataaaattaagtttatgccttaaagctatgaatgtcctatgaatccatcacctctcttaaaagaaaaatgctttaatcacaaaagaacaagaagtacaggatttcgaaatttatctctgaaactagttgaattagtttgatgtggtgacaatactttctgttttctgaatgaatgcttgaacagtgcatatgcctTTTGAACTTGTTggtttgagaatgttaaaattgttggctcttgaaagaatgaggagaaagagaactgttattgaggatctgaaaaatcatcaaattgattcttgaagcaagaaaaagcagtgaaaaaaaaaagaaaattttcgagaaaaaaaaagagagaagaaaagaaaaagaaagaaataaagtggtgatccaaagcaataagagtgtgcttaagaaccctggacacctctaattggggactttagcaaagctgagtcacaatctaaaaaggttcacccaattatgtgtctgtggcatgtatgtatccggtggtaatactggaagacagagtgctttgggccacagccaagactcatacactagctatgttcaagaatcaatatacttaactaggagaatcaataacaatatctgagttctgagttcttatagatgccaatcattctgaacttcaagggatagagtgagatgccaaaactgttcggaggcaaaaagctactagtcccgctcatctaattggagctatgtttctttgatattttggagtctatagtatattctcttctttttatcctattttgattttcagttgcttggggacaagcaacaatttaagtttggtgttgtgatgagcggttaatttgtacgctttttggcattgtttttagtatgtttttggtatcttttagttagtttttattatatttttattagtttttagttaaaattcacttttctggactttactatgagtttgtgtgtttttctgtgatttcaggtattttctgactgaaatcgaaggttctgagcaaaaatctgatccagagactgaaaaggactgcagatgctgttggattctgacctccctgcactcgaagtggattttctggagctacagaagcccaattggcgcgctctcaacggaattggaaagtagacatcctgggctttccagcaatatataatagtccatactttgcccaagatttgatggcccaaaccggcgctcaaagtcacctatagaaattccagcgttaaacgccggaactggcataaaacttggagttaaacgcccaaactggcatgaaagctgacgtttaactccagaaaaggtctctacacaaaaatgcttcattgctcagcccaagcacacaccaagtgggcccggaagtggatttttctgtaatttactcatttctgtaaaccttaggatactagtttactattaataggatcttttgacattgtatccgtaccttatgacctcataacatttcttacatgtttctttccacagtatgagcctctaaaccccatggttgggggtgaggagctctgctgtgtcttgatggattaatgcaattactactgtttcttattcaatcatgcttgcttccattctaagatatcacttgctcttaacccggatgaatgtgatgatccgtgacactcatcatattctcaactatgaacgtgtgactgacaaccacctccgttctatcttagattaagtagatatctcttgggttctttaatcggaatcttcgtggtataagctagaactgatggcggcattcaagagaatccggaaggtctaaaccttgtctgtggtattctgagtaggattcaatgattgaatgactgtgacgtgcttcaatctcctgaaggcggggcgttagtgacagacgcaaaagaatcactggattctattccggcctgattgagaaccgacagatgaattctgctatgctgtgacagagcatatgcaatcgctttcactgagaggatgggaggtagccactgacaacggtgaaaccctacacacagcttgccatggaaggagacttgcgtgtttgaagaagaagatagtaggaaagcagagattcagaagatggagcatctccaaacctcaacctattctccattactgcaaaacaagtaaccatttcatgttcttttgctttttacaatcaatcctgataatttctgatatcctgactaagatttacaagataaccatagcttgcttcaagccgacaatctccgtgggatcgacccttgctcacgcaaggtattacttggacgacccagtgcacttgctggttagttgtgcggaattgcaaaagtgtgattgcaatttcgtgcaccacgcCACGAGTTGTTCCTTTAGACTTTCCTCCAGGTTAGCTCcgatattttttgttttgttgggGTGATATCTGATTTGTGCTTCCTCTACCTTGCCCCAGGTTGGGGGCGTAGCTCTTTTCGAGTTTGGACTCCACCCAATTTAATCGTATTGACCTCTTTGCTCTTAGGACTACCTTTTAAATtaaggctttcattgtagcatttttgAGTTAGCTTTTGATCTTCCTTAATAGTGCGATCCCTTCCATTGTGGGAAACTTCATGTAGAGGTGAGGTATTGAGACGACAACCACAAGTCAGTTTAAGGtcgtccgacctattaaggcattatACGCCGAATTTACATCAACCACTATGTAATCAATATTTAGTGTCTTCGACCTGGCACCCTTTCCGAAAGTGGTGTATAAGGAGATGTGCCCCAGCGATCGAATTGCTGTGTCCCCCCAGTTCAAATAGGTTGTCTGGGTAGGCCTTTAAGTCCTTTTCTTCCAACCCGAGCTTGTCAAAAGCGGGTTTGAATAGGATATCCACCGAGCTGCCCTAGTCTATCAAGGTTCTATGGAGATTTGCGTTTGCGAGAATCATCGTTATCACCAAGGGATCATCATGCCCAGGTGTTATCCCTTGggcatcttctttagtgaacgAGATGGTAGGTAAGTCAGGTATTCTGACTTCCTCCCGACTTGGTATACCTCTTTGAGATGCTTTTTTCGTGATGATTTAGACATTCTTCCTCCAGCAAACCCCCCATAGATCATGTGTATGTGTCGTTCTAGGGTTTTGAGATGGATGGTCTTATTGTCTTTTCTCTTCGTCCCTCCTTCTTTTCCTTGGGTCGTCCGACCTGTTTGCCAGATATCTGTCTAATCGGCcttctatgacattctttaagtcgtagcattcattggtggaatgTCCATAGAGCTTATGGTACTGACAGTATTCAGTCTGACTTCCTACCTTCTTATGTTTAATTGGATGAGGAGGTGGGAGCTTTTCTGTGTGGCATATTTCTCTGTAAACATCAACTAGAGAGACTCTTagaggggtgtagttgtggtacctCTCGGGCTTTTCTGAGTTTTGGTCTtccttcttttttgttttttttttcttttttccgaGATGGATAGGACGAGCTGGGTCGTGGAAGAGGTTCCCTTAGTCAAAAATTCtattccatgttgatatatttctCTACCATTTCTTGGACTTCATTCAGAAAAGATGGATCCCTCTTAGATATTGACTGGGAGAATGACCCTTCTCTAAGGCCATTGACCAATCCCATGATCACGGGAGATTCTGACCAAGCATgccttgttgaacctttccatgtagtCTAGGAGGGTTTCTCCGACCTCTTGCTTGACTCTTAGCAGGCTCACAGCGTGCTTTGTTTTATCCTTCTAGATGGAGAATCTAGTTAAAAACTTCCTTGCCAAGTCATCAAAGCTAGTTACCAACTTGAGGGGTAAGTTGTCAAACCACTTCATTGCTGCtttggttagtgttgttgggAAGGCTTTGCAACGGGTAGCGTCAGAGGCGTCATAGAGATTCATGTCGGGTGTTTTGAAGTTTCTGAGAATTTTGGCCTGCATGATCTCTTCTATGAACGGGTCTTCCCCACCTAAGGGGCTATCTTTCCAATCTATTCGGTTATTTCGATTGCAAAGGTGTCGGTTTCTAACTTCAGAAGCTTTTCTTCTAGCTCCCTTCGTCGTCTTACCTCTCTCCGTAGCTCTCGTTCCGCTTTTCGTTGTCACTTGGCCTCATACTCCAGCTGTTCTAGCCGTTCTCACTAGCCACAAAACAGACCCAATATCTCGGCCGTTTGTGGGGGTTCTTCCTCTTCAGGGTGATGGATTTCTGAATGGATCCACCTTGGCTGGGGGTTTGCTGATGGCCCTTCCCCATGAGGACCATGCGTTTGGTGTGGTGAAGGTCGTATAATGGCGTTGTCCTCTGGTTTTCAGCTTCAGATTTAGACGCCGTGTGGCTGTCTTTATACTGGAGGTCCGCCATTATCAGAAGGTGAATTTCAGGTCCCCGGCAACAACACTCTACCCAACCCACAAAAAATCTTACCCGCACCTTATCCATTGCGAGTCGGATTGACAACCCTACCAACTACGGATTGAATTGATAACCTTACTCAACTGGATTGGGTCGGATTAATTACCGGCAGATAAGGTACATGTTGTCACCTCTAACTACAATATATAGTTCTCACTTCTCATTGTTAAGACTtgccaaaataaaatattccaaaataataaaactaactaGTTAACATATTCATCAATACAGTAACTCCACTAATGAAGGAGGGTGACATTGGCCGTTTGGGGGTCAACTATTGGAAAACTGAGCTCTGCAAGTTCCGACAGCAAGTAACTTGTCAGATCTGTTGAGAAAAAGAGCAGTAGCGGTGGGGCTCCGCCTAGAGGTTTGCGTCGGTGAGAACAACAACGACCGACCATCATCGTAGGCGGAGGTCTGTGATCCATCAAGGAGTAGCGGCAGTGATGGACTCCGATTAAAGGAAGGAACAACGACCGACCATCATCATAGGCAAAGGTTTGCAATTCATCGAGTAGCGGCGACGATCGACTCCGATTAGAGGCGGTCGTTATCGTCATTCACTGTAACTCCCGGAGAAGTGTCATTCTGTCGACTTTGTGTCACTTGTCAAgttttttatcctttatttttaATCGCCGATGTGTTGTTCAAGTTCCAATCAAATTGTCATAACACATGTCTATTTAGTTGTATCAATTAATTTTCTCATATACAAAAGTCCATTTATACAGGTGAAGACTCACCTGcaatattttcatataaaattgataattgagaacaatttaatcaaatttattaaatCATCGTCTTAAATTTCCTTTATTCAATTTTCATCTCATTTTTATCTCCACGAGCAGCAGCTACAACTGACAGGAGCGGAAGATCCTCCATCATTCGAGACCTTCATTCTTCTCTTCGAAAACGGTGTGGTAGTGGCACCTGCGATTATGGAAGCGGCCTTCTTAAAGAGGCGCGGCGTTCTTGAAGAGGCGAGATACAAACTCTTGTGCTTATACTTGGGTTACGTCTAATCAAAAAAGAAAGGTGAAAACTTAGATATAgttaacttcacgtgaagttgatagttaaaaatcgttaaataatttgactaaattgtACTTAAGTTTCTACCATTAACATTTTCATAACACGCTCCCATCACCCAATAGAAAATGTCACATGTCAGCACACTAGTGACTGGTCAATTAGTGGGCACCGTTAGCCACGAAAGTCCATGCCAGCACAGAACTCGCCTTATATTGTTTGATGCTCACAACCTACATTTTACATAATGCAAGCAGCTGGAATGGCATGGCCTACTCATAACTCGTTAGAACAAGagaattgttgttgaaaccccATTTTACTTTGTATTTGATAAACTGTAAATAAAGATCGAtcatatgtttttattttatttttagtttgaaAAGTTAAGTATGCTCATGACGATATTTTCAAgattaatttgtgtcttttaaCAACTCCTACCTTTTATCAATTTAAACCATACACACATAACACCACACACGTACACCTTCCAATTTGAACAGAAAGCTACCACAGCCAACGTGAACCCTTAATCACTGCAACAAAATCGGCATATTGAACAGTTATCCCACACATACCTATTTTCGGTATATAGATGCAACGAACAACTGAAACTATAAAAGCCCACCCTAGTTCCCTTTCTCAATCAAGGCAAATCTTTTGCCCTGCCTCCTATTTCTTttgaataaatttaataataattattttccaaaagaaaaagaagacaaTGGCTTATAACAATAGCCTTCTCCTCATTGTGACACTCTCCTCTCTCCTCCTTTCAGGCCATGCCTATCGATACACAGGAATGTCAATCTGGTTCACTAATCCAGCCCCGGCCCCGGCCCCCGGCCCGGTCACCGCTGAACCCACCGATCCAGTTAACGACTTCTTCAGCGGCTTGAACGACAACCTCAACCTCGACCTTGGCCTCAACCTTGAAGGTGATGCAAAATCCAAGGCCCAGCAGATCGCGGATTTCTGCAATGGCATCCAGAACCCTGATTTCTGTGCCGAAACCATTGCACCATTCGTGAGGGGGAAATTCGATCCAATCAAGGCCCTTGAAACTCAGATGAACGCCGCCCTCAACCATTCGTTGGAGGTTGTGGCGGAAATCGCGAAGTCACTGAAGGACCACGCCACCCCAAAGAAGGCAATGGCTGCTCTGTCCATCTGCAAGGAGTGCTACGACAATGCAGTAGATGCCATCAATGAATCTCTTGAGCTGGTGAACCAGGACAACGTGATTGATGCTTACTACAGGTTCAGCAGTGCTGCAAGTTACAGAGGCACCTGCGATGATGCTTTCGTTGAATCTCCAGGAGCCATCAACCCTATTTCTAAAGAGGCTATTAATGCTGCTAATCAATTTATTTCAAAGTCCTTGGTGATCTTCGACGCCTCGATCAATAACCAGAACAATTTCCTTTTTTGATTAATCTAATCAATATTGgaggtggaggaggaggaggtgcACATGGTAGCCATATATATGGCTGCTAATTCTTTATGGTGTATCATCGTTGTAATTAATTTGTGAGATGTAATCTTTTACCAACGAAATACAGCAATATATATTGAGGAATTTTCATTATAATACTCTGCAAAACTTCCAAGCtgcaaaagaaagaaagcaacATAAATAACTTCACTAACATCCTCACTCATCACATGTGAAATATTAAGTTATTAATAAGGTGGACTCAGATGCGGTCGCCCTTCGTTTAATGATTTGACAACTTCACGTGaataaattttcatctaacaatatatcaacttcacgtgaagtgaAGTGATttacctgagttttcacctattaataaatattaaattgttTGATGCTCACAACCGACATTTTACAGAATGAGATAAATCCATTTTGTCCATAAAGTTCCGGAGTAACTGTAAATGGATTAAACCTTAATGATAATTAAGCAAATACTTAGTTCAATTTGTCAATCATTATACCAAATATACAAAAAACTTATCAAATACTTACAAAGAAACGAGATATATATGATGTGATATTAATATGAAAATACAACGGTGTTTACAGATTACAAACATGATAGGAttgtattataatatataagatttgtttaaaattaacttgaaacataaatcttaaatttaagaaaaaagtgaaattatgacttaatattataaaaatgtaTTATATAAACACACTAAAGTTTATTATCATATTGGTTACTATGAACCTTTCATTTCTATGCACATACAAATTAAACCAAAGTTTTCTAAACTATAAGTTTCTAACCAAATAATTTGGATGATCATTGAAGGTacaaaacagagaaagaatagGACTCAAGAACTTGTGCAGGAAACAGAGTTTTGAACCTTAGCATGATGGGGTTTGAGTGGTCACTTTTAAATAAAAGTCTAGATTTTGAGTGGTCATTTTTAAATGGTAGATACTACCATGAAGATTTTATTATTGTCTTCATATGAAGATGTTTCTTTTTTACCTTTAAATGATGAAAtgtatgatttgattttgatgtgttacaaaagtgttattttttttaaagtgtgattaaataaataaagtacacttttaacataaaaattttcataaaaaattatttttagcaTCTTCATTTAAATAGTTACCTTTTTAAATTAGAGTCTAGATTGAGTGTTCAGTCTTACAGCAACATTGGAAAACTTTAACTGTAAAATACTAAAGTTGAGATAGCTGAGTTGTTcctttcataattttagttgTAGGTCGTGGATCGTGGATTGAGGCCATGCATTTTTTACAATTGAAAATGTGTTTATTCAATTTGCAGTATATATATCATTTTGGCATTTGCAAGTGACAAGATCACCCCAAATTTATCTATGCAAGTGTGTAAAGCAAAGTTCTAAAAACTAAACCGGTGATAGTAGAAattcaaaagtttaaaatttaattgcaattaaattgaatataataagataatatatttatgtataaaatatataattttaaaaacatttttttatattttattagtttaaaccGATTAACTATTAGAAAAGAGAACCAGTTTAATCAGTTAACTAATTGTTTGAccaattttcttaattttttgaTTGATTTATTGTTGAGCAGTGACTAATTCTCAATTCGATTATCAGAGTATTCGTGTAAACGGTAAAATGTTAATGGGAAAGTATGAAgagccaatgaaatatttatatgtataatgcgtacaatggaggtttatggagtattaaagatataatcattagtA includes:
- the LOC130933614 gene encoding putative invertase inhibitor, translating into MAYNNSLLLIVTLSSLLLSGHAYRYTGMSIWFTNPAPAPAPGPVTAEPTDPVNDFFSGLNDNLNLDLGLNLEGDAKSKAQQIADFCNGIQNPDFCAETIAPFVRGKFDPIKALETQMNAALNHSLEVVAEIAKSLKDHATPKKAMAALSICKECYDNAVDAINESLELVNQDNVIDAYYRFSSAASYRGTCDDAFVESPGAINPISKEAINAANQFISKSLVIFDASINNQNNFLF